Sequence from the Agrococcus sp. SL85 genome:
GGCGCGGCGGGGCGAGAGCTCCTCGATGCCGATGCCGTGCCCCACGGCGACCTCGGCGATGCGCGGCGCGGGCACGCCCGCGACCTCGACGGCGTCGGGCGCGACCTGCGTGACCGCGACCTCCTCGGCGGCGAGCAGCTGCGCCAGGCGCTCGACGCCGGCACCGCGCACGAGGACGACGCGGCGGCCGCCCTGCTCCGAGAGCATCTCGTCGATCGACTGGTCGGCGAGCACGCGGCCGCGCCCCAGCACGACCACGCGGTCGGCGACCTGCGCCATCTCGCTCATGAGGTGCGACGACAGCAGCACGGCGCGTCCCTCGCCCGCGAGCTGGCGGAGGAGCCGCCGGACCCAGGCCACGCCCTCGGGGTCGAGGCCGTTGACGGGCTCGTCGAGCATGAGCGTGTGCGGGTCGCCGAGCAGCGCCGCGGCGATGCCGAGCCGCTGGCCCATGCCGAGCGAGAACCCGCCGACGCGCTTCCGCGCGACGCCCTCAAGGCCGGTGAGCTCGAGCACCTCGTGCACGCGCCGCGTGCCGATGCCGTGCGTGGCCGCCAGACCCAGGAGGTGCCGCTC
This genomic interval carries:
- a CDS encoding ATP-binding cassette domain-containing protein → MIVAEHLTKRYGAKLAVDDVGFEVRPGLVTGFLGPNGAGKSTTMRMVVGLDRPDAGRVTVSGVPYRELRSPLSEVGALLDAKAWHPGRTAERHLLGLAATHGIGTRRVHEVLELTGLEGVARKRVGGFSLGMGQRLGIAAALLGDPHTLMLDEPVNGLDPEGVAWVRRLLRQLAGEGRAVLLSSHLMSEMAQVADRVVVLGRGRVLADQSIDEMLSEQGGRRVVLVRGAGVERLAQLLAAEEVAVTQVAPDAVEVAGVPAPRIAEVAVGHGIGIEELSPRRATLEERYMALTDDAVEYRTEALR